A single window of Tenericutes bacterium MZ-XQ DNA harbors:
- a CDS encoding peptidylprolyl isomerase, translating to MHYQNYLSHDNPVVTIKVKNFGTIKLELFSQVAPNTVYNFISLIQKKYYDGLIFHRIIPEFMIQGGGGTPIKTIIGEFDINGHQNPLKHTRGVISMARTNDPNSATSQFFIMHKAAPHLDGSYASFGGVTEGIEVVDKIVSQPRDIRDRPYDDIVIESITVDLKNKVYPKPELYL from the coding sequence ATGCATTATCAAAATTATTTAAGTCATGATAATCCTGTAGTAACGATTAAAGTCAAGAATTTTGGGACAATCAAATTAGAGCTATTTTCTCAAGTGGCACCCAACACCGTTTATAATTTTATCTCTCTCATCCAGAAAAAATACTATGACGGACTCATTTTTCATAGAATTATACCTGAGTTTATGATTCAAGGTGGTGGCGGTACGCCTATCAAGACAATTATCGGTGAGTTTGACATCAATGGTCACCAAAACCCACTTAAACACACACGAGGCGTCATATCTATGGCTAGAACCAATGATCCAAATTCCGCAACTTCTCAGTTCTTCATTATGCATAAAGCTGCGCCACATTTAGATGGATCTTATGCATCTTTTGGTGGTGTGACTGAAGGTATTGAAGTTGTTGATAAAATTGTTAGTCAGCCAAGAGATATCAGAGATAGACCATATGATGATATTGTGATTGAAAGCATCACTGTTGATCTTAAAAATAAAGTCTATCCGAAACCTGAATTATACCTATAA